One genomic window of Arthrobacter caoxuetaonis includes the following:
- a CDS encoding glycosyltransferase: MPESVAVAAVTFDRPDDVKTLLGALAAQTAPVASVALVDSGKSPVQDIAESSAANVTYVRSETNLGGAGGFSLAILTAMASGADWIWIMDDDAHPEDPECLQALLDAANERGLDVILPLVVAPGQPDTLSFHFRIDGRLTHDRAEVAKAGFLPGVGHFFNGALIRRDVFFRVGLPDLRLFIRGDETDFMIRLRKAGIPFGTLTSVALSHPAAWSEVQEILGGRLHVLVPDTEFKRFYFFRNRGHLTFKHKRLRSLAADAVGYPVHFARTRDLRGFRAWLRAYAGGVRGNMFGPPSDQGF, from the coding sequence TTGCCGGAATCAGTGGCCGTTGCTGCGGTGACGTTCGACCGCCCCGATGACGTCAAGACCCTTTTGGGGGCACTGGCGGCGCAGACGGCACCGGTGGCTTCGGTAGCGCTGGTGGACTCAGGGAAAAGCCCGGTGCAGGATATCGCCGAGTCTTCTGCCGCCAATGTCACCTATGTGCGCTCCGAAACCAACCTCGGCGGGGCAGGCGGATTCTCCCTTGCCATCCTCACCGCCATGGCCTCCGGTGCGGACTGGATCTGGATCATGGACGACGACGCCCATCCGGAGGATCCCGAATGCCTTCAGGCCCTCCTCGACGCCGCCAATGAGCGTGGACTCGATGTCATCCTGCCGCTGGTGGTAGCACCCGGACAGCCTGACACGCTTTCCTTCCACTTCCGGATCGACGGCCGCCTGACCCATGACCGCGCGGAGGTTGCCAAAGCGGGTTTCCTGCCGGGCGTCGGGCATTTCTTCAACGGCGCCCTGATCCGCCGCGACGTGTTCTTCCGCGTCGGCCTGCCGGACCTGCGGCTGTTCATCCGCGGAGATGAGACGGACTTCATGATCCGCCTGCGCAAGGCCGGCATCCCCTTCGGCACGCTGACCTCGGTGGCGCTCAGCCACCCGGCGGCCTGGTCCGAGGTGCAGGAGATCCTGGGCGGACGCCTGCACGTGCTGGTGCCGGACACCGAATTCAAGCGTTTCTATTTCTTCCGCAACCGCGGGCACCTGACCTTCAAGCACAAGCGGCTTCGGTCGCTGGCGGCAGACGCGGTTGGCTACCCGGTCCACTTTGCGCGCACCCGCGACCTGCGCGGATTCCGGGCCTGGCTGCGTGCTTATGCCGGCGGGGTACGCGGCAACATGTTTGGCCCTCCCTCAGACCAGGGCTTCTAG
- a CDS encoding glycosyltransferase yields MPGSTAGIEDLTLVIATFNRSDYLRGLLTSVASLDPAPNSVVVVDNASTDGTAEVLAELQPGFPVPLSVVTLTENTGGSGGFAAGISRAMELGAQWLWLMDDDVVVLPGAVSALSKWTGEYDCIHGRRLDEAGRPFFWQHRFLPFLGVHVPVRGNVFRNSPVFATNVGCFEGMLVRAGVVRTIGLPDPRFFINGDDEIYGWLASLSHKVVYVNDFVLQKVRPQKQIDLGIRHLNDSSDLSRFCAMRNRGHTAGYLRAHGRFNRAGFAAGTALTAAKEILRLLAVEHRLRGAGTLWRGWRESRTILRDRSWQPMAPFPAESTSGGTAAPTKPAI; encoded by the coding sequence ATGCCTGGTTCCACTGCCGGCATCGAGGACCTGACGCTGGTCATTGCGACCTTTAACCGCTCCGATTACCTGCGGGGCCTGCTCACGTCCGTGGCGTCCCTGGACCCGGCACCGAATTCCGTGGTGGTCGTTGACAACGCCAGCACGGATGGAACTGCTGAGGTCCTGGCTGAGCTGCAGCCCGGGTTCCCGGTCCCGCTGAGCGTAGTGACCCTCACGGAGAACACCGGAGGTTCCGGTGGTTTTGCCGCGGGGATCAGCCGGGCCATGGAGCTGGGGGCGCAGTGGCTCTGGCTCATGGACGACGACGTCGTGGTACTTCCGGGAGCAGTTTCAGCGTTGTCCAAGTGGACAGGGGAATACGACTGCATCCACGGCAGGCGGCTGGACGAGGCCGGCAGGCCGTTCTTTTGGCAGCACCGGTTCCTGCCCTTCCTGGGCGTGCACGTTCCGGTGCGTGGAAACGTCTTCCGGAACAGCCCTGTCTTTGCGACGAACGTGGGCTGCTTCGAGGGAATGCTGGTCCGGGCCGGCGTTGTCCGGACCATCGGCCTGCCGGATCCGCGCTTTTTCATCAACGGCGACGACGAAATCTACGGCTGGCTCGCCTCGCTCAGCCACAAGGTCGTCTATGTCAACGATTTCGTCCTGCAGAAGGTCCGTCCGCAAAAGCAGATCGACCTGGGCATCCGGCACCTCAACGATTCCAGCGACCTCAGCCGCTTCTGCGCCATGCGCAACCGCGGCCATACGGCCGGCTACCTCCGTGCCCACGGCCGGTTCAACAGGGCAGGGTTTGCTGCCGGGACCGCGCTGACGGCAGCCAAGGAAATCCTTCGCCTGCTCGCCGTCGAGCACCGGCTGCGCGGAGCGGGCACGCTATGGCGCGGCTGGCGCGAATCCCGGACCATTCTGCGCGATCGGTCCTGGCAGCCCATGGCACCGTTCCCGGCCGAGTCCACGTCCGGCGGCACTGCGGCTCCCACCAAACCCGCGATCTAG
- a CDS encoding NAD-dependent epimerase/dehydratase family protein: MNPNSPIDPASEPVWAVLGASGFIGSALQSTLASRGITVRYLKAPRLTAVSTDAAGILAEAAVLENERLDLAGALAGADVVINAAGLATPSGTDSPVLRGANALLPVLVADAADAAGVRRFVHLSSAAVQGHRPFLDESSYVQPFSAYSRSKALGEAALAARTQKNCGVVTIRATSVQGPERQTTLTLVRVAASPLASVAGRGEAPTPVSSVHALTEFTAAVASYDGEVPSVVLQPWEGATVADVLRAAGGREPKRLPRWFCRASLKAGYAVSSLLGERFHGPLRRLEMMWFGQRQEPGWAEAAGKVPAPRVAQVLDDARTARQRVDPAG, encoded by the coding sequence TTGAACCCGAACTCCCCCATCGATCCTGCCTCCGAACCTGTCTGGGCTGTCCTCGGGGCCAGCGGATTCATTGGCTCCGCCCTGCAGTCAACCCTGGCCTCCCGGGGAATCACCGTGCGTTACCTCAAGGCGCCGCGGCTCACGGCAGTGTCCACGGACGCCGCAGGCATCCTGGCCGAAGCCGCCGTTCTTGAGAACGAGCGCCTGGACCTGGCAGGTGCCCTGGCCGGCGCGGACGTCGTCATCAATGCTGCCGGGCTGGCGACCCCCTCCGGTACTGATTCGCCGGTGCTGCGCGGTGCGAACGCACTCCTGCCGGTGCTGGTTGCCGATGCAGCCGATGCCGCAGGAGTCCGCCGCTTTGTCCACCTCAGCAGTGCGGCCGTCCAGGGACACCGGCCCTTCCTCGACGAAAGCAGCTACGTCCAGCCGTTCTCGGCCTACTCCCGGTCAAAGGCCCTCGGTGAAGCGGCCCTCGCCGCCCGGACGCAGAAAAACTGCGGCGTGGTGACCATCCGGGCGACGTCGGTCCAGGGGCCGGAGCGACAGACAACGTTGACGCTGGTGCGTGTGGCTGCCTCTCCCCTGGCATCGGTGGCCGGCCGCGGGGAGGCGCCCACGCCGGTCAGTTCCGTCCACGCTCTCACCGAGTTCACAGCCGCCGTCGCCTCCTATGACGGCGAAGTGCCTTCGGTCGTCCTGCAGCCCTGGGAGGGCGCGACCGTCGCCGATGTGCTTCGCGCCGCCGGAGGCCGGGAGCCGAAGCGGCTGCCTCGGTGGTTCTGCAGGGCATCGCTCAAGGCCGGTTACGCTGTCTCGTCTCTCCTGGGAGAGCGGTTCCACGGCCCGCTGAGGCGGCTGGAGATGATGTGGTTTGGCCAGCGGCAGGAGCCGGGCTGGGCTGAGGCCGCCGGGAAAGTTCCCGCGCCGCGGGTGGCGCAGGTTCTGGACGACGCCCGGACGGCACGGCAGCGGGTAGACCCGGCCGGTTAG
- a CDS encoding L-threonylcarbamoyladenylate synthase: protein MTTSFDCSDPEGRSAGLARAQQAIAAKRCIVLPTDTVYGIGADAFSPQAVATLLAAKGRGRSMPPPVLVPRLQTMDGLAVDVSTEARALAEAFWPGGLTLIFHAQPSLTWDLGDTKGTVALRMPNDEVALDLLALTGPMAVSSANRTGSPAAQTAAEAQEQLAESVEVYLEAGPRPHEGSEAIPSTIVDATASPLRIVRAGAISVEELRAVVPSVLDLGEEPAPSASDAGPEAEVTSPA from the coding sequence GTGACCACCAGCTTTGATTGTTCAGACCCCGAAGGCCGGAGCGCCGGACTGGCACGCGCCCAGCAGGCCATAGCTGCCAAGCGGTGCATCGTCTTGCCCACGGACACCGTGTACGGCATCGGCGCAGATGCGTTCTCGCCGCAGGCTGTGGCAACTCTTTTGGCAGCCAAGGGCCGCGGGCGTTCCATGCCGCCGCCCGTGCTGGTTCCCCGCCTGCAGACCATGGACGGCCTGGCCGTTGACGTCAGCACCGAGGCCCGGGCCCTGGCTGAAGCCTTCTGGCCCGGCGGCCTGACCCTGATCTTCCACGCGCAGCCCTCGCTGACCTGGGACCTTGGCGACACCAAGGGAACAGTGGCCCTGCGGATGCCCAACGACGAAGTGGCCCTGGATCTGCTGGCACTGACCGGCCCCATGGCGGTGTCTTCCGCGAACCGCACCGGATCGCCCGCTGCCCAAACCGCGGCCGAGGCGCAGGAGCAGCTCGCCGAATCCGTCGAGGTGTACCTGGAAGCCGGTCCGCGTCCGCACGAAGGCAGTGAAGCCATTCCGTCCACCATTGTTGATGCCACGGCCTCGCCGCTGCGGATAGTGCGTGCCGGTGCCATCAGCGTGGAGGAACTCCGCGCCGTCGTTCCCTCGGTGCTGGACCTGGGCGAGGAACCCGCCCCCTCAGCTTCGGACGCCGGCCCCGAAGCTGAAGTAACCAGCCCGGCCTAA
- the prmC gene encoding peptide chain release factor N(5)-glutamine methyltransferase, whose translation MPVPLLDQALRAAAAELSAAGVPTPRVDAELLAAHLLGESLGRVRALAYTDAPAPAGYAELVAERAQRIPLQHLTGKAYFRRLELAVGPGVFVPRPETETVAQLAIDHARLVSGGAKVADLGTGSGAIAGSVAAEVPGSTVFAVELSPLALAWARKNLEPLGVTVLEGDLRTALAGHEGTFDVVASNPPYIPAGAVPNEPEAAEHDPAMALYGGGEDGLELPAAAAKTAARLLRRGGYFVMEHAEIQAEVIAARLASDPAWEDVTSHQDLNDRPRATSAVRSAR comes from the coding sequence GTGCCCGTTCCTTTACTGGACCAGGCGCTGCGCGCGGCGGCGGCGGAGCTATCCGCCGCCGGCGTGCCCACCCCGCGCGTGGACGCTGAACTCCTGGCTGCTCATCTGCTGGGAGAGAGCCTGGGACGTGTCCGGGCCCTGGCCTACACGGATGCTCCGGCACCTGCCGGCTACGCGGAACTGGTAGCCGAGCGTGCGCAGCGCATTCCGCTCCAGCACCTCACCGGCAAGGCATACTTCCGGCGGCTGGAACTGGCGGTTGGCCCGGGCGTTTTCGTCCCGCGGCCGGAGACGGAGACGGTTGCCCAGCTGGCCATCGACCATGCGCGGCTGGTATCCGGCGGGGCCAAAGTGGCGGATCTGGGAACCGGTTCCGGTGCCATAGCCGGTTCCGTGGCGGCCGAGGTTCCCGGGTCCACGGTGTTCGCTGTTGAGCTGAGCCCGCTGGCGCTGGCGTGGGCGCGCAAGAACCTCGAGCCGCTGGGCGTCACAGTGCTTGAAGGAGACCTTCGGACGGCGCTGGCCGGACACGAAGGGACGTTCGACGTCGTCGCCTCCAACCCGCCCTACATTCCCGCCGGTGCCGTCCCGAACGAGCCGGAGGCCGCCGAGCATGACCCGGCAATGGCCCTCTACGGCGGGGGAGAGGACGGGCTGGAACTGCCGGCTGCTGCCGCCAAGACAGCCGCACGGCTTTTGCGGCGAGGCGGATACTTCGTCATGGAACACGCCGAAATCCAGGCCGAAGTCATCGCAGCCCGCCTTGCCTCGGACCCGGCATGGGAGGACGTTACCTCCCATCAGGACCTTAATGACCGGCCGCGTGCCACCTCCGCCGTAAGGTCAGCCCGCTGA
- the prfA gene encoding peptide chain release factor 1, translating to MFESIQGLLDEHAELQMRLSDPAVHADQGLARRLGRRYAELSRIVDAYNTWHGLEDDLAAAQEMAGEDPEFAAEVPVLKNQLAEAQEKLRRLLIPRDPNDGRDVIIEVKGGEGGDEAALFAGDLLRMYTRYAETRGWRTEIISATESDLGGYKDVSMAIKGSSNDPAEGVYARLKYEGGVHRVQRVPVTESQGRIHTSAAGVLVLPEVDEPEEVEISQNDLKIDVYRSSGPGGQSVNTTDSAVRITHLPTGIVVAMQNEKSQLQNREAAMRVLRSRILAHEQEKIDAANSDIRKSQIRTMDRSERIRTYNYPENRIVDHRTGYKAYNLDTVMNGDLEAVVQAAIEMDEQARLDAIGDEA from the coding sequence ATGTTTGAGTCCATACAGGGACTGCTGGATGAGCACGCTGAACTCCAGATGCGGCTCTCGGATCCCGCCGTGCACGCCGATCAGGGCCTGGCACGCCGCCTGGGCAGGCGCTATGCGGAACTGAGCCGGATCGTGGACGCGTACAACACCTGGCACGGGCTGGAAGACGACCTCGCTGCCGCACAGGAAATGGCCGGCGAGGACCCTGAATTCGCGGCCGAGGTTCCCGTCCTGAAGAACCAGCTGGCTGAGGCGCAGGAGAAGCTGCGCCGCCTGCTGATTCCGCGTGACCCCAACGACGGCCGCGATGTCATCATTGAGGTCAAGGGCGGCGAAGGCGGCGACGAAGCCGCGCTCTTCGCCGGCGACCTGCTGCGTATGTACACGCGCTACGCGGAAACCCGCGGCTGGCGCACCGAGATCATCTCCGCCACCGAGTCCGACTTGGGCGGCTACAAGGATGTTTCCATGGCCATCAAGGGATCATCCAATGACCCGGCCGAGGGCGTGTACGCCCGCCTGAAGTACGAAGGCGGCGTGCACCGCGTCCAGCGTGTTCCCGTCACCGAATCCCAGGGCCGTATCCACACCTCGGCTGCCGGCGTGCTGGTGCTCCCCGAAGTGGACGAGCCTGAAGAGGTCGAGATTAGCCAGAACGACCTGAAGATCGACGTCTACCGGTCCTCCGGTCCGGGCGGCCAGTCGGTCAACACCACCGACTCCGCCGTGCGCATCACCCACCTGCCCACCGGCATTGTGGTGGCCATGCAGAACGAGAAGTCCCAGCTGCAGAACCGTGAAGCGGCAATGCGGGTGCTGCGCTCCCGCATCCTGGCACACGAGCAGGAAAAAATCGACGCCGCGAACTCGGACATCCGCAAGTCCCAGATCCGCACCATGGACCGCTCCGAGCGCATCCGCACGTACAACTACCCGGAAAACCGGATCGTTGACCACCGCACCGGCTACAAGGCGTACAACCTCGACACCGTCATGAACGGTGACCTGGAAGCCGTTGTCCAGGCTGCCATCGAAATGGATGAGCAGGCACGCCTGGACGCCATCGGCGACGAAGCCTAG
- the rho gene encoding transcription termination factor Rho, whose protein sequence is MTDTTDLTAGVDSSASAGSNGETTSKSSGLAGLKLAQLQALAGQLGITGGSRMRKGDLVTAISNHQRGGAVADRPVRGSKSEAPQTDKAGADRPAKEAGNGESAPAAKAEATDSEQPAERPARTRNRNRRAASDGVVTPAAGEAAEAAQPEASAPVQETREEGQRERGRNRRNRRNDGEGSTEEAAAQSSGQENAGQENAGQDNGQDKADSGEDRSERQGRNRNRGDRNENRAERGERNENRGERENTRGDRNESRGERENTRGDRNESRGERENTRGDRNENRAERENNRGDRNDNRDSDGDDNSRSGRNRRNRNRNDRNERNDRNDRFRDRNERRRSRDRNPDVDDVEVTEDDVLLPVAGILDVLENYAFVRTSGYLPGPNDVYVSLAQVKKYNLRKGDAVVGAIRAPRDGENQGNTARQKFNALVRLTSVNGKPAEDNKDRVEFNKLVPLYPSERLRLETSPKVIGPRVIDLVAPIGKGQRGLIVSPPKAGKTLILQAIANAISINNPEVHLMMVLVDERPEEVTDMQRTVKGEVIASTFDRPADDHTTVAELAIERAKRLVEMGNDVVVLLDSMTRLGRAYNLAAPASGRILSGGVDSSALYPPKRFFGAARNIENGGSLTILATALVETGSKMDEVIFEEFKGTGNMELRLSRNLADKRIFPAVDVNASGTRREENLLSAEEVKIMWRLRRVLSGLDTQQALELLTGKIKETQSNVEFLMQVQKTTLGSKND, encoded by the coding sequence GTGACAGATACCACCGACCTGACTGCAGGTGTGGACTCATCAGCATCCGCCGGTTCCAACGGTGAAACTACTTCCAAGAGCTCCGGGCTCGCCGGCCTGAAGCTTGCACAGCTGCAGGCACTGGCCGGACAACTGGGCATCACCGGAGGGTCCCGCATGCGCAAGGGCGATCTGGTGACCGCCATTTCGAACCACCAGCGCGGCGGCGCCGTAGCGGACCGTCCGGTCCGCGGATCCAAGTCCGAAGCACCGCAGACGGATAAGGCGGGCGCAGACCGCCCCGCCAAGGAAGCCGGAAACGGCGAGTCCGCTCCGGCTGCAAAGGCCGAGGCCACGGACAGCGAGCAGCCGGCCGAGCGTCCGGCACGCACCCGCAACCGCAACCGCCGGGCAGCGAGCGACGGCGTCGTGACGCCCGCAGCCGGCGAGGCAGCAGAAGCAGCCCAGCCCGAAGCCTCCGCACCGGTTCAGGAAACCCGTGAAGAAGGCCAGCGCGAGCGTGGCCGCAACCGCCGCAACCGCCGCAACGACGGCGAGGGCAGCACCGAAGAGGCCGCAGCCCAGAGCTCCGGCCAGGAAAATGCCGGTCAGGAAAATGCCGGCCAGGACAACGGCCAGGACAAGGCAGACTCCGGCGAGGACCGCTCCGAGCGCCAGGGCCGCAACCGCAACCGCGGTGACCGGAACGAGAACCGCGCAGAGCGCGGCGAACGGAACGAAAACCGTGGCGAGCGCGAGAATACCCGCGGCGACCGGAACGAAAGCCGTGGCGAGCGCGAGAATACCCGCGGTGACCGGAACGAAAGCCGTGGCGAGCGCGAGAATACCCGAGGCGACCGGAACGAAAACCGCGCAGAGCGCGAGAACAACCGCGGCGACCGCAACGACAACCGCGACTCCGACGGCGACGACAACAGCCGCAGCGGACGTAACCGCCGCAACCGCAACCGGAACGACCGCAACGAGCGCAACGACCGGAACGACCGGTTCCGTGACCGCAACGAGCGCCGCCGCAGCCGCGACCGGAACCCTGATGTGGACGACGTCGAAGTTACCGAAGACGACGTCCTGCTGCCCGTGGCAGGCATCCTGGATGTGCTGGAGAACTACGCGTTCGTCCGTACGTCCGGCTACCTCCCGGGCCCGAACGACGTCTATGTTTCCCTCGCCCAGGTCAAGAAGTACAACCTGCGCAAGGGCGACGCCGTTGTTGGCGCCATCCGCGCACCGCGTGACGGCGAGAACCAGGGCAACACCGCCCGCCAGAAGTTCAACGCGCTGGTCCGCCTGACTTCCGTCAACGGCAAGCCGGCCGAGGACAACAAGGACCGCGTCGAATTCAACAAGCTGGTTCCGCTCTACCCCTCCGAGCGCCTGCGCCTGGAGACTTCGCCCAAGGTGATTGGCCCCCGCGTCATTGACCTGGTGGCTCCGATCGGCAAGGGCCAGCGCGGCCTGATCGTGTCCCCGCCCAAGGCCGGCAAGACGCTGATCCTGCAGGCGATTGCCAACGCAATCTCCATCAACAACCCCGAAGTGCACCTGATGATGGTCCTCGTGGACGAACGTCCCGAAGAAGTCACCGACATGCAGCGCACGGTCAAGGGTGAAGTCATTGCCTCGACCTTCGACCGTCCCGCCGATGACCACACCACGGTTGCCGAACTCGCCATCGAGCGGGCCAAGCGCCTCGTGGAAATGGGCAACGACGTCGTCGTCCTCCTGGACTCCATGACCCGCCTGGGCCGTGCCTACAACCTGGCCGCTCCGGCGTCCGGCCGCATCCTCTCCGGCGGTGTCGACTCCTCGGCGCTGTACCCGCCGAAGCGCTTCTTCGGTGCAGCCCGCAACATCGAAAACGGCGGTTCGCTGACCATCCTGGCCACCGCGCTCGTCGAGACCGGGTCCAAGATGGACGAGGTCATCTTCGAGGAGTTCAAGGGCACCGGCAACATGGAACTGCGCCTTTCCCGCAACCTTGCGGACAAGCGCATCTTCCCGGCCGTTGACGTCAACGCCTCCGGTACCCGGCGCGAAGAGAACCTGCTTTCCGCTGAAGAGGTCAAGATCATGTGGCGCCTGCGCCGCGTTCTCTCCGGCCTCGACACCCAGCAGGCGCTGGAACTGCTCACCGGCAAGATCAAGGAAACGCAGTCCAACGTCGAGTTCCTGATGCAGGTGCAGAAGACCACCCTGGGCAGCAAGAACGATTAG
- the thrB gene encoding homoserine kinase — protein MELTTPGSAPAVQVAPDQDITVRVPATSANLGPGFDSLGMAVGLFDTVRIRTNGSGRVRVTVQGEGAAVLPTDETHLIARTVIETVHNAGYAAGGFDLECENVIPHGRGLGSSASAIVSGVLAGNALLPAEAQLDAAGLLHACSALEGHPDNVAPALSGGLAVSWEEEGRFRSVRTEVHPDIIPVVAIPATELSTESARGLLPASVPHRDAAANSGRAALLMLAMTADPSLLREATEDFLHQSYRAAAMQPSAALVGALRKAGFAAVVSGAGPTVLTLAAGAGQAAEAEAFIAGHAAAQTGQNWRVLRLRVDGDGATVELHQR, from the coding sequence GTGGAGCTCACGACACCGGGCAGCGCTCCGGCGGTGCAGGTCGCGCCGGACCAGGACATTACCGTCCGCGTGCCCGCAACCAGTGCCAACCTCGGCCCGGGCTTTGACTCCCTGGGCATGGCGGTCGGGCTGTTCGACACGGTGCGGATCCGGACGAACGGCTCCGGCCGCGTCCGGGTCACGGTGCAGGGCGAAGGAGCCGCAGTGCTCCCGACGGACGAAACGCACCTCATTGCCCGCACAGTCATTGAGACAGTGCACAATGCGGGCTATGCAGCCGGCGGATTCGACCTTGAGTGCGAGAACGTCATCCCGCATGGCCGGGGCCTGGGTTCCTCGGCATCGGCAATAGTCTCCGGCGTGCTGGCGGGCAACGCACTGCTGCCGGCGGAGGCCCAGCTGGATGCTGCCGGACTCCTGCACGCCTGCTCGGCCCTCGAAGGCCATCCTGACAATGTGGCGCCCGCCCTCAGCGGCGGCCTGGCCGTCTCCTGGGAAGAAGAGGGCCGGTTCCGTTCGGTGCGGACCGAAGTGCACCCCGACATCATTCCCGTTGTGGCAATCCCGGCGACCGAACTGTCCACGGAGAGCGCACGGGGCCTGCTGCCCGCCAGTGTGCCGCATCGGGATGCTGCCGCGAATTCCGGCCGCGCGGCGCTGCTGATGCTGGCCATGACGGCAGATCCGTCGCTGCTGCGGGAGGCTACCGAAGATTTCCTGCACCAGTCCTACCGTGCAGCTGCCATGCAGCCCAGTGCCGCCCTGGTTGGCGCGCTGCGGAAAGCGGGGTTTGCGGCCGTCGTCTCCGGTGCGGGCCCGACGGTGCTGACGCTGGCGGCGGGAGCGGGACAGGCCGCTGAGGCCGAAGCCTTCATTGCGGGGCACGCAGCCGCACAAACCGGGCAGAATTGGCGCGTCCTCCGGCTTCGCGTTGACGGAGATGGTGCTACAGTGGAACTGCACCAGCGGTGA
- the thrC gene encoding threonine synthase, producing MAHQWRGVIREYADRLPVTENTEVITLGEGGTPLVRAKALSELTGNEVYLKVEGMNPTGSFKDRGMTMAMTAAVEAGAKAVVCASTGNTSASAAAYATQAGLTCAVLVPDGKISMGKLSQAIAHGAQLLQVNGNFDNCLEVARKLAEAYPVFLVNSVNPARIEGQKTASFEVVDYLGDAPDYHLLPVGNAGNITAYWRGYQEYAQPWTNNAGVELAPVATKTPVMWGFQAEGASPLVKGHPVTDPDTIATAIRIGNPASWDQAIAARDESGGLIEAVTDTEILEAHRWLSSREGVFVEPASAAGVAGLLKKHAAGEAPSGKKIVITVTGHGLKDPQWALRTADGSDVEPTKVDFDVVSVAAALGLEEAAPAAGR from the coding sequence GTGGCTCATCAATGGCGCGGCGTTATCCGCGAATACGCCGACCGTCTGCCGGTAACCGAGAACACCGAAGTCATTACCCTCGGTGAAGGCGGTACACCGCTTGTCCGCGCCAAGGCCCTCTCGGAACTGACCGGCAACGAGGTCTACCTCAAGGTCGAAGGCATGAACCCCACCGGCTCCTTCAAGGACCGCGGCATGACCATGGCCATGACCGCCGCCGTCGAAGCCGGGGCCAAGGCCGTAGTTTGCGCGTCCACCGGCAACACCAGTGCCTCTGCCGCTGCCTACGCAACGCAGGCGGGACTCACCTGCGCCGTGCTGGTTCCGGACGGCAAGATCTCGATGGGTAAGCTCAGCCAGGCCATCGCCCACGGTGCGCAGCTGCTGCAGGTCAACGGCAACTTCGACAACTGCCTCGAGGTGGCCCGGAAGCTGGCGGAGGCCTACCCGGTTTTCCTGGTCAACTCCGTGAACCCGGCCCGCATCGAAGGCCAGAAGACCGCCTCCTTCGAGGTAGTGGACTACCTGGGCGACGCACCGGACTACCACCTCCTGCCCGTCGGCAACGCCGGCAACATCACAGCGTACTGGCGGGGCTACCAGGAATACGCGCAGCCGTGGACGAACAATGCAGGCGTGGAGCTTGCGCCCGTTGCCACCAAGACTCCGGTGATGTGGGGCTTCCAGGCTGAAGGCGCGTCGCCGCTGGTCAAGGGCCACCCGGTGACGGACCCGGACACGATCGCCACCGCCATCCGGATCGGCAACCCCGCGTCCTGGGACCAGGCCATCGCGGCCCGCGACGAATCCGGCGGCCTGATCGAAGCCGTTACGGATACCGAAATCCTTGAGGCCCACCGCTGGCTTTCCTCCCGCGAAGGCGTCTTCGTGGAACCGGCCTCTGCCGCCGGTGTGGCGGGCCTGCTCAAGAAGCACGCCGCGGGCGAAGCCCCGAGCGGCAAGAAGATCGTCATCACTGTCACGGGCCACGGCCTGAAGGACCCGCAGTGGGCCCTGCGCACTGCCGACGGATCCGACGTCGAACCGACCAAGGTGGACTTCGACGTCGTCAGCGTTGCCGCTGCCCTTGGCCTCGAAGAGGCCGCCCCGGCCGCGGGCCGCTAG